One window from the genome of [Clostridium] celerecrescens 18A encodes:
- a CDS encoding Gfo/Idh/MocA family protein, with protein sequence MKNIKIGVISFEHMHAVSYTKALLALPGVELLGIADEDEFRGTKMAYEFNTKYFKDYHDLLNEAVDGVIICTNNKMHCQVSVDAARKGKHILVEKPFALTAAEAKQMVKAADEAGVRIMNAFPMRFNPNITAAREIVERGEIGDILSITGINHGKIPSGWFLNKELSGGGGVMDHTVHLADLIRWFTNSEYRSVYCESGNLIHNRQIDDCGIVMAEMESGAFVTIDCSWAHHKNYPIWPQVDMEIIGTKGVLEVKAFGQVNHIVDEAGDIIEDVIWNEGGDEGLIREFVEVLRTGKEPLASGKDGARALEVAVAAYQSTDSHITTRVEHIEFDR encoded by the coding sequence ATGAAGAATATAAAAATAGGTGTAATCAGCTTTGAACATATGCATGCTGTAAGTTATACAAAAGCCCTGCTGGCGCTTCCGGGAGTGGAGCTTTTGGGCATAGCCGACGAGGACGAATTTCGGGGAACTAAGATGGCTTATGAGTTTAATACCAAATATTTTAAGGATTACCATGACCTTCTTAATGAAGCAGTGGACGGGGTTATTATCTGTACCAACAATAAAATGCACTGTCAGGTGTCGGTTGATGCCGCACGAAAAGGAAAACATATTTTGGTTGAGAAGCCTTTTGCCCTGACTGCGGCTGAGGCCAAGCAGATGGTTAAGGCCGCAGATGAGGCCGGAGTCCGTATTATGAATGCATTTCCCATGCGCTTTAACCCGAATATTACGGCCGCAAGGGAGATAGTGGAACGCGGGGAAATAGGGGATATTTTAAGCATAACAGGCATTAACCACGGGAAAATACCGTCCGGTTGGTTTTTGAATAAGGAACTGTCGGGAGGCGGCGGAGTGATGGATCATACCGTTCATCTGGCTGACTTGATTCGCTGGTTTACAAATAGCGAGTACCGTTCGGTTTACTGTGAAAGCGGTAATCTGATTCATAACCGGCAGATCGATGACTGCGGAATAGTCATGGCTGAAATGGAAAGCGGAGCGTTTGTCACCATTGACTGCAGTTGGGCACATCATAAAAATTACCCCATCTGGCCTCAGGTGGATATGGAAATTATCGGGACAAAGGGTGTGCTGGAGGTAAAGGCCTTCGGACAGGTCAACCACATCGTGGATGAAGCAGGTGACATCATCGAGGACGTGATATGGAATGAAGGTGGTGACGAGGGATTGATACGTGAGTTCGTGGAGGTCTTAAGAACCGGGAAAGAACCACTGGCGTCAGGAAAAGACGGAGCCAGGGCCTTAGAGGTGGCTGTAGCCGCCTACCAGTCCACGGACAGCCATATAACCACCAGAGTGGAACATATTGAATTTGACAGATAG
- a CDS encoding aspartate/glutamate racemase family protein, with amino-acid sequence MKTIGLIGGMSWESTVTYYKIVNETVKNELGGLHSANVLLYSVDFSEIEKCQADGDWDKSAAILSAAAKNLEKAGAEFIVICTNTMHKVVPQIQSSITIPVIHIAEATANELKYHNITKVALLGTKYTMTQDFYKDKLINAGITVLIPDEEEIEIVNDVIYNELCLGIISEASKEKYLSIIRGLAEQGAQGVILGCTEIGLLIQQKDLELPVFDTAQIHAVRAAKLSIEK; translated from the coding sequence ATGAAAACAATAGGACTGATTGGCGGAATGAGTTGGGAAAGCACGGTTACTTACTATAAAATTGTAAATGAAACAGTGAAAAATGAGCTGGGAGGATTACATTCAGCAAACGTGCTTTTATATAGTGTGGATTTTTCTGAAATTGAGAAGTGCCAGGCAGACGGTGACTGGGATAAAAGTGCTGCTATTTTATCAGCAGCAGCTAAAAATCTTGAAAAAGCAGGGGCGGAGTTTATTGTGATCTGTACAAATACGATGCACAAGGTAGTTCCCCAGATCCAAAGCAGCATTACGATTCCTGTTATTCATATAGCGGAGGCAACGGCAAATGAATTAAAATATCATAACATTACAAAAGTCGCATTGTTGGGTACAAAATATACCATGACTCAGGATTTTTATAAAGATAAGTTAATTAATGCAGGAATTACAGTTCTTATCCCAGATGAAGAGGAAATTGAAATTGTGAATGATGTGATTTACAATGAATTGTGTCTGGGAATTATTTCAGAGGCATCGAAAGAAAAATACCTCAGCATTATTCGCGGCCTTGCAGAACAAGGTGCACAGGGAGTTATTCTCGGCTGTACAGAAATCGGCCTGCTGATACAGCAAAAGGATTTGGAATTGCCTGTTTTTGATACTGCACAAATTCATGCTGTAAGGGCTGCAAAGCTATCCATTGAAAAATAA
- a CDS encoding metallophosphoesterase family protein, which translates to MDFAVLSDIHGNYIALEKCVEYALSRGVKAFAFLGDYVGELAYPEKTMKMIFEMAEKYNCYFIRGNKEDYWIDYYNNGELGWKDKDSTTGSLLYSMIVCGHTHIQTKFEINGKTVLNAGSVGVPLFSNRKSQFLILHQTGKQWKEEFISIEYDVEKVIEELHTSGLNKYAPYWCIVTENLLRNGNISPGTVLKRAMALCKAETGTCIWPDIPEQYWRQAVEEILVNKQIKV; encoded by the coding sequence ATGGATTTTGCAGTACTATCAGATATACATGGCAACTACATTGCTTTGGAAAAATGCGTGGAATACGCATTGTCTAGAGGCGTAAAAGCCTTTGCTTTTTTAGGAGATTATGTTGGTGAACTGGCATATCCTGAAAAGACAATGAAAATGATTTTTGAAATGGCTGAGAAGTACAACTGCTATTTCATCAGAGGAAATAAAGAAGATTATTGGATAGATTATTATAATAACGGTGAACTTGGCTGGAAAGATAAAGATTCCACAACAGGGTCTTTGCTGTATTCTATGATAGTATGCGGGCATACTCACATTCAGACCAAATTTGAAATTAACGGAAAAACGGTACTAAATGCTGGATCAGTCGGAGTTCCTTTGTTTAGTAATAGAAAATCTCAATTTTTGATTTTACATCAAACAGGCAAACAATGGAAAGAAGAATTTATTAGTATTGAATATGATGTAGAAAAGGTAATAGAGGAATTACATACATCAGGACTTAACAAATATGCACCATACTGGTGCATTGTAACAGAAAACTTATTACGAAACGGTAATATATCGCCTGGCACAGTATTGAAAAGGGCTATGGCATTATGTAAAGCTGAAACCGGTACTTGCATATGGCCAGATATTCCCGAACAGTATTGGAGACAAGCAGTAGAAGAGATTTTGGTAAATAAGCAAATTAAAGTCTGA
- a CDS encoding VOC family protein, which produces MLGHYLMFNRNCEEAIKTYEKAFNGTITEMRKYSDMPPNPAFPIPEENKNLVLHARLQIEGTEIMCADSSEKNTNGNNMYVSITTKDEVLVKAAWDLLKQEGKIYMDLIPSFFATLHGSLQDKYGVNWMFTALK; this is translated from the coding sequence ATGCTAGGTCATTATTTGATGTTTAATAGAAACTGCGAAGAGGCAATTAAAACTTATGAAAAAGCATTTAACGGTACGATTACTGAGATGCGGAAATATAGTGATATGCCGCCAAACCCCGCTTTCCCTATTCCCGAAGAAAACAAAAATCTGGTTCTTCATGCCCGTCTTCAGATTGAAGGCACGGAAATTATGTGTGCCGATAGTTCTGAGAAAAACACAAATGGCAATAATATGTATGTTTCCATTACAACCAAGGATGAGGTGCTTGTGAAAGCTGCCTGGGATCTTTTAAAACAGGAAGGTAAGATCTATATGGATCTTATCCCATCATTTTTTGCAACATTACATGGATCCTTACAGGATAAATATGGCGTCAACTGGATGTTTACGGCTTTAAAATAG
- a CDS encoding GNAT family N-acetyltransferase: protein MDIQIVYEAPKAQDYISLRLRAGMSNKDLERSKIALKNSLFAVSLYDKEKLIGFGRVVGDGGITYVVSDIMVDGEYRRRGYAEQIMQAIDRYFDENTHEDSYICLIANCPADQLYNKHRFEYLPDNRCGMLRNQSKENSYRCI from the coding sequence ATGGATATACAGATAGTATATGAAGCTCCAAAAGCCCAGGATTACATAAGTCTTCGGTTACGTGCGGGAATGAGTAATAAAGATTTGGAAAGAAGCAAAATTGCTTTAAAGAATTCTCTGTTTGCTGTATCTCTGTATGATAAAGAAAAACTGATCGGTTTTGGCAGGGTAGTTGGGGATGGAGGCATCACCTACGTTGTAAGTGATATAATGGTTGATGGAGAATACCGGCGGAGAGGTTATGCGGAACAAATCATGCAGGCCATTGACCGTTACTTTGATGAGAACACACATGAGGACAGCTATATTTGCCTGATAGCGAATTGCCCTGCTGACCAGCTGTACAATAAGCATAGATTTGAATACTTGCCGGATAACAGATGTGGAATGCTTCGAAATCAGAGTAAAGAGAACAGTTATCGGTGTATTTAA
- a CDS encoding Gfo/Idh/MocA family protein, which yields MKAGIIGCGKIFPMHAVSIKKQPCVQLVAVCDSNRELAEKTGKQYGCSYYTEYREMIAKEELDAVHICTPHYLHAEMAVYALEHGINVLTEKPMAIELEDAKRMEAAAEKNERVLVVSFQNRYNPGSLLIKKTLESGGLGSIISAKASVTWNRSDEYYSRSNWKGTWEKEGGGVIIDQAIHTLDLMNWFIDSEIQWVDATISSRAHKTIRVEDCAEGLIHYKSGINASFYAMNYYTYDAPVEIELHCEKGMVNLTGEKAVIVFHDGRQVVADRNPMETFDFGNVKQYWGVGHMKEIQNFYSCLAEGKIPRNTSREVMAAQELVCAIYKSGKEGRRVLC from the coding sequence ATGAAGGCAGGAATTATTGGCTGCGGGAAAATCTTTCCTATGCACGCGGTTTCAATCAAAAAGCAGCCATGCGTACAGCTTGTGGCAGTATGCGACAGTAACAGAGAACTTGCAGAGAAGACGGGAAAGCAGTACGGATGCAGCTACTATACGGAATACCGGGAAATGATAGCAAAGGAGGAGCTTGATGCGGTACATATCTGTACCCCTCACTATCTTCATGCGGAAATGGCTGTCTATGCCTTGGAGCATGGAATCAATGTATTAACAGAAAAGCCCATGGCCATTGAACTGGAGGATGCAAAACGGATGGAAGCGGCGGCTGAAAAAAACGAACGGGTTTTAGTGGTTAGCTTTCAAAACCGTTATAATCCAGGCTCGCTTCTGATTAAAAAGACATTGGAATCGGGAGGACTGGGAAGTATTATTTCCGCTAAGGCTTCCGTAACCTGGAACCGGTCTGATGAGTATTATTCCAGGAGTAACTGGAAGGGGACATGGGAGAAGGAGGGCGGTGGTGTGATCATTGATCAGGCTATTCACACGCTGGATCTTATGAACTGGTTTATTGATTCTGAGATTCAGTGGGTTGATGCCACCATCAGCAGCAGGGCCCATAAGACCATAAGGGTGGAAGATTGCGCGGAAGGGCTAATCCATTATAAAAGCGGGATTAATGCCAGCTTTTATGCAATGAATTATTATACTTATGATGCGCCAGTGGAGATTGAGCTGCACTGCGAAAAGGGTATGGTGAATCTGACCGGAGAGAAGGCGGTGATTGTTTTTCATGATGGACGGCAGGTGGTAGCGGACAGGAACCCCATGGAAACCTTTGACTTTGGAAATGTAAAGCAGTACTGGGGTGTGGGGCATATGAAAGAGATTCAGAATTTTTATTCCTGCCTGGCAGAGGGGAAGATACCGCGTAATACATCAAGAGAGGTGATGGCGGCGCAGGAGCTGGTGTGTGCAATTTATAAAAGTGGGAAAGAAGGAAGACGGGTTTTATGTTGA
- a CDS encoding MBL fold metallo-hydrolase, producing the protein MEIDLGDITAELYHVESPHSEDCVCILIRQERVLFIGDAVGVDYYNNCFLDKEKLRSLITSIEGFDFDICVMGHAEPMSKDNILHIMHSLLERQENV; encoded by the coding sequence ATGGAAATTGATCTGGGGGATATAACTGCGGAACTTTATCATGTGGAATCTCCTCATAGTGAGGATTGTGTCTGTATCCTGATACGTCAGGAAAGAGTATTATTCATCGGAGATGCGGTTGGGGTTGATTATTATAACAACTGCTTCTTAGATAAAGAGAAACTTCGTTCATTAATTACATCGATAGAAGGATTTGATTTTGATATTTGTGTCATGGGACATGCCGAACCAATGAGTAAGGATAATATCCTCCATATCATGCATTCTCTTTTGGAACGCCAGGAGAACGTATAA